A window of the Thunnus albacares chromosome 15, fThuAlb1.1, whole genome shotgun sequence genome harbors these coding sequences:
- the nkx2.9 gene encoding NK2 transcription factor related, locus 9, with the protein MAVPTKFSFSVRSILDLPEQDAEAAPRSSPIYSSCSSSSPYTSWMDCDRSPCISSDEGSLEASPDSTKPDDSSLDSEPEKSKKNKKRRVLFSKAQTLELERRFRQQRYLSGPEREQLARVLSLTSTQVKIWFQNHRYKMKRGRAEGALQDMEIAQPPVLRRVVVPILVRDGKPFHTCILEADKPACLPPLQAVPFPLAYPSLQHPSPVALPPRYQHFPAAAASRLAWRDFWSDSVQFNSFK; encoded by the exons ATGGCTGTTCCTACCAAGTTCAGTTTTTCAGTCAGGAGCATCTTGGATTTGCCGGAGCAGGATGCGGAGGCAGCGCCGCGGTCCTCCCCGATTtactcctcctgctcctccagctCGCCCTACACCTCCTGGATGGATTGCGACCGCAGCCCTTGCATAT CTTCGGATGAAGGCAGCCTTGAGGCCTCCCCGGACTCAACCAAGCCGGATGACTCGTCCTTGGACTCGGAGCCCGAGAAGagcaagaagaacaagaagcgCCGAGTTTTGTTCTCCAAAGCTCAGACCCTGGAGCTGGAGAGGCGCTTCCGCCAGCAGCGGTACCTGTCCGGCCCGGAGAGAGAACAGCTAGCCCGGGTCCTCAGCCTGACCTCGACCCAGGTGAAGATCTGGTTCCAGAACCACCGCTACAAGATGAAGAGGGGTCGGGCGGAAGGAGCGCTGCAGGACATGGAGATAGCTCAGCCTCCGGTCCTGCGCAGAGTCGTTGTTCCGATCCTGGTCCGGGATGGGAAACCTTTTCACACCTGCATACTTGAAGCGGATAAACCTGCCTGTTTACCGCCTCTTCAAGCGGTACCCTTCCCCTTAGCCTACCCGTCTCTTCAGCATCCGTCCCCCGTCGCTCTTCCTCCCAGATACCAGCACTTTCCAGCCGCGGCGGCCTCCAGATTGGCCTGGAGAGACTTTTGGAGCGACTCGGTCCAGTTTAATTCTTTCAAGTGA